Below is a genomic region from Spirosoma radiotolerans.
ACGAGTCAGCTGCGTACATTAATTTTATGAAAGTAGTCAATGGCACGATCGTTCAGGCGCATACCGTGGAGATTAAGAAAAAGCTCGACGAGACTGACCCTGACTTGTTGGCCATGATGATCGTCGAGTTTCGGAATCAATATGGAAGTCCGGCAAAGGAAATAATTTCTAATATTCCACTTGATGTTGACCTGAAGGCAGAGGTGACTGTTCCGCAGATCGGTGACAAAAAGAAATTACTGGATATGTCGCTGAAGAATGTGCTGTACTTCCGGCGCGAACGTCAGGAACGGACAGCCGCTGAAGCAACCGCCAATGCCAGCAAGAAAGATCGAGTACTCATTCGGCTTAAGCAGGATTTACAGTTAAAATCACTACCAAACCGAATCGAATGTTTCGATAACTCCAATATCCAAGGCACTAACCCTGTATCGGCTATGGTGTGCTTCATTGGTGGCAAACCAGCGAATAAGGAATACCGGCATTTCTCTATAAAAACCGTTGTTGGTCCCAACGATTTTGCCAGTATGTATGAAGTCGTTACCCGGCGTTATTCACGCGTTCTAACCGAGGATACGGGTCTACCTGATCTGATTGTTATTGACGGCGGTAAAGGCCAGTTGAGTGCTGCCTGTGATGCTCTTAAGGCCCTGGATTTATACGGTAAGGTACCGATTATAGGCATTGCCAAACGGCTGGAAGAAATTTATTTTCCCGAGGATAACCTCCCACTTTATATTGACAAGAAATCAGAGTCGCTCAAACTTATTCAGCGAATTCGGGATGAAGCGCACCGTTTCGCGATTACGTATCACCGGGACAAACGCAGCCGGAATAGTCTGATCAGTGAGTTAGAAAATGTAGAAGGAGTTGGGAAGAAAACGGCGGCCAAACTTCTCAAGCATTTTAAAGGTGTTACAAAAATTCGGGAAGCCTCTCTCGATGAAGTAGCCGAAGTTGTTGGCAAAGACCGCGCTGACAAACTAAAGCAATACTTCGACGCCATTGAGCAGTAGCAACCTCTCTTGTATGTCAATCAAGGGTAATAAAAAAGGCATCTGAACGAATCAGATGCCTTTTTATTAACTTAGCTATTAGCAAACCCGTCTTAATATTCCCACAGACCGTGCTCGGTTTCCATTAATTCGTATTCTGTCTGATAGGATTTCAGCAAGCCTTCGCGGTCACCGTACATACCGACAAGATCCGTATCACCCGGGTTAGCTACTTTCGTAATCCGACCGTAGAATAACCGTAAGTCGAATGCGTCGGCCAGGTTTTTGTGCTGGGCCTGATTTTGCGGGTTATACCAGATGAATTTCTTCGGATCACTACGAAACAGCTTATCCAGGTCTTTATACTTGAACGAAGCAATTGGTTTTTCGTAACCAGCCTGGTTTTTATCGGCGGGTAACAGCAGGGTCACCGTTTGCATATCGTAATACAAACGTGACCGTTTGCGGTCAAAAATCCAGTCTTCCTTTACTTCAAGAATATTTAATTCTTTAGGAAAATATTCATCCCCAGAGAAGGCCGGTGCAGCTGCGGCAACCGTATCCTTCTTCACTTCTTCAACAACTGGAGGAGCGACAACTTTACCTTTCTTACCTTTCTTAGTACTGGCTACCGATTTTTTCTTCGGCGCTCCCCAGCCATCATCCGCTGGTTGAGCAGCTGCTTTTTTAGGCGTTCCCCAACCGTCATCAGCTGGCTTTTTCTTGTCTTTGGCAGGACCGCCCCAGCCATCGTCAGCACCAGCTGTTTTACCATCTTCCGTAAAGCCAGCTGCTTTTTCCTCTGCAGATAAGCCGCCACCGGTGTTAGGAATCAGCATGTTTTCGTGAAATTTATCCGCTGATATTTTTGTCGTACACGAATCATTCGTGTAGGCATCTATCAAGCCAGCTTTCACAGCCTCTATCAAATATTTGGAGATCTCGTTATTCTTCGAGAACATCGATTGATTTTGTTTCTCCTTCAGGTCAATCCGACGCCAAAGGGTCTTCTTCATCATGATGTCATTCTCATTAATGGCACGAACAGAATTTGCGTTTACGCCAGTGTTCGCCTTTTCCTGAGCCAGGGCCTCCCCTCCTGCCAGCGCCAGCGCAGCTACGGCTAGCACACCAGCATATCCTATCGTTCTATTTTGTGTCATGGCTACTACTTGTTGTCAATTCAGTTAGTTAACGGCCAATTGACCGCTTTAGTGCATCAATAGAGCGAAACCTGTACCAGTGTATTACCCATTGGTACGTCACTAACTTCACCTCTGAAGTTTTGACGCTGTACGCCTTCAATTTGAATAACGAGTCGGTCACCAGGCTGTGCTTCAGCAGCTAACGAAGCAATAGAACCACCTCCAGGACCAACGGTTACGAATTGAACCCGTTTGGTACCACGTACCAGCGACACAGTAGAGCTACTTGTACGAAATTTAGCATCATCAGGAGAGTAAGCCGCAAAGCTAGGATCAGGAACGGCCTGAATCCGTACACTGCGTGCCGATGATACAGGAACCCCGCGTGGATCATTGGCGCGAGTACCACCAACAAAAACTTCTAAGGTTGGCCTAGGTACCTTATTGACCCGGAAACGCTCGGTACCCAGTAAACTTCCTGAGTTACTGATGTTCAATGATACGTTCGCTGAACTTGGCACAACTGTGATCTTTCCTTTTTCTCCTGATGATACAACTGAAGCACCATCAGCAGAGAAACTTGGATTCCATAAAGCACCTAACTGCGGACTTTGAATGCTAAGCTTGTTAGCGCAACCCAGATACAAAGGAGGCATTGTACCCGTCTCGATCTGATAAGATGGCTTCGCGACATAATATTCAGCCGACAGAGGAACCGTTTTCAAACCGGCTGCCGTCTGGTAAGCGATCGATCCAGTCAGTGTCCGGCGCGCCAGGCCATTTTTATCGTAAGCACCACCCTGAGCGGTGAACTCAATAAGACCTTGTCCATCCTGAACCCGAACGGCTCCACCATTCAGACTCATCCGGGGCTGAATGCCCGATGATGAAGCAGCCAGAAACATTTGGCCTTTAAACTTCGTACCCGCCACAACAACCTTCGAGTCCATGCTTAGCATCGCAATGATCTTATCAAACTTAACGTCCTGCGCACCAACCTTACTGGCAAGCACGTCCAGCACTTCACCTTCGAGACGACGAACGTCGGCCTGCTTCTGGCTTATCACGGCTAAGGCAGCTGGTACGGGAGTTTGAGCAAAGTTTAATTCAGCGAAATCTTTTCTCTTCTGATCTGGAGAAAGACTGGCAATGGGATCATCCTTGCCATCAAGCGCCATTGGGGCATACTTATTTCCTGAAAGCCGGGAAAGGTTTTCAGTATAATTATTTAGTTGATCTTTTAGCTTGAAGGCAGCTCCATTCCGGTTAGTACCGATCATGAGTTGAGCTACTGATTCCTCTTCGCTTAGATTTTTGATGTTACCGGATTCGTCACGGCCACCACTCGTCGTTACAATCTGGTCTTTAAGCTTATCAAGTTCGCCACTCATCTCAGCGGTCAACTTGCGTACTTCATCGGCTTGCTTAACGATAGCTAAATCCGCAGCCCGGTTACCAGATTTTTCAACAGTTGCCCGGATGTTATCAAATGTAGATTGGTTTACCTTGCTGACAGCGCCGATCGACTGCTCCAGACTATTGTTAATTAAAACGAATTTTTCCAGAATGGCCGACGTGACTTGCAGAGCCAGTAATGCGGTCAAAACCAGATACATCATCCCGATCATCTTCTGACGGGGTGTCTCTTTTGTGCCTGCCATAAACTATGGTAGTAATAATATAAGTTGTGGAAAGGTCCGCCGTAGCGGTTATACAGTTGGGACAAAGTAAGGGTAACGTTGTCAGTTACGGATGTTTAATTCAGTATCTGACAACGCTACACGCTACAATACAATTCTTCTTAGTTGCCACGCATGGCTGTCAACATGCTGCCATAAACGCCATTTAGTGAGGCTAGATTACCCGTTAATTTAGCCAGTTCGTTTTTAAACTGCTGTGTATCCCGGCTCGCGTCACTCATGTTCTCCATGGCAGCAGACAAGCTACCATAAAAAGCGTTCATTGCCTTCAAATGCTTGTTGGTATCCTGTAACTCCAGTTCGTATACGGCATTTAAAGCGCCCATATTCTTAGTTACTTTCTGGAACTGATCACGGTAATCTTTAGCGTCTGTTGTGGCATCCGCCATTGAGTTCATTGCGGTGATTGCCGTACCGTATGACTTATTCATTTCCCCAATCGAGTTAGACGCCGATTTAACGTTGCGGGCGTAATCGTTGGTCGCAACGGTGGCATCGGTAAGATCGGTTAACTTCGACACCGTCTCGTTCAAATTGCGGAACCCTGAGCCTAGCCGTTCGAATACGTCTGGTGTCACTTTCGCTTGTGCCAACATCTGATCCATGTTTCCGGTCAGACCATTTGCCTGCGGTGCAGGTTTGCGGGCTTCTCCTTTGTAGTCATCAGCCAATTCTGGATAAACACGTTCCCAGGCATAACCGTCGTCCGCTGTAGCAGGCATTGTAAAACTCTGAACAGCATACAAAATAAAGATTACTACTTCCGTTAAAAGGCCGGCGGTTAAGAGCCAACCGAATTGTTCATTGTGGGTAATTTTGGCCCAAGCTCCGGCGATTACGACGGCCGCTCCGGCACTATAAATGGTTGGTACTAAACGATCCCAAAAAAAACTTGATGACTTTGCTGCTGCCATGATAAACTATTGTTGGTTGGAATAGGTAATTAACTCAGGTGGGTACTGTTTTATTGTACGCTGAAGAATGATCGATATGCTGTTATCGCTTAAGCCTTTTTGGCCGAAGCTTTCTTAGGCGCTTTGCTCTTACCGCCACCGCCAACTCGTCCAGAAGCCGTACGTCCTTCCAGGTTATCCATTACACACCGGAAACCAATATAAGAGCGCTTCTGATCTTCGTATTCATAGTAACGAGTACCTGTTTCCAGATAGTAGGCAATGTCTTTCCAGGAACCACCACGAACGACTTTCCGTGGTTCGTCGGCATTCTGGTTGTCCGGGTTCATATCCCAAACAATGGCATTGGTATTGTCAGCATAAGCATCACGGCACCATTCAGCTACGTTACCCGCCATGTTATACAGCCCGTAATCGTTTGGATTGTAGGCGGTTGCCGGAGCTGTATACGGATAACCATCTGCATCAAAATTACCGCGTTGGGGTTTAAAGTTAGCGAGGTAACAACCTTTACCATTCGCTACGTACGGGTTACCCCATGGATATTTCGCGCCGTTTTTACCACCCCGTGCAGCCCACTCCCACTCAGCCTCCGATGGGAGCCGGAAACCAAACGATTTATAGCCACCATCTTTTGTCCGGAAATCATCGAGTGTATTGGTGCGCCACTTACAGAAATGCTTGGCAGCTATCCAACTTACACCAACGACAGGATACGTATCGAAAGCCGGGTGTCCATAATAATGCTCAAGCATCGGATCACCGTTGTGATAAGTAAAGTCGTTTTTCCATACCGTTGTATCGGGGTAGTATTTTGACATTATCTCCTCTTCGCCCAATGTCGAAACGGAGTCAGCCAGCAGGGCATTTACATATTGCCGATACTCGTGATTCGAGATTTCAGCATCGTCCATATAAAACGAACTAATTGTAACCTGCCGGTTCATGTTGATTTGTGTGGCGGCTACATCTTCATCTGCCTGCCCCATAATAAACGAACCTGAGGGTACCAGCACCATGCCAAAGGGGGTTGGTTGTTTCCAGCCTTTACGCCCGGTAGCTGTGATCTCACCGTTTGTAATGCCTACTTCTCCTCCTTTACCACCACTACCGCCAAATTTTGACTTCAGAAAGCCACAACCTTGCATAAGCAGTACTACTGCTGCGCCCATCACTAACCGGGTTGCGTTGACTGTTAACCAGTTATACTTCATCATTGTCGAACTTTTACCTTCTTCTTGTGCGAGACCAGACTAAAAACGAAAATCTGTTTGGTTATTGTATGTTAAATTCGGGTTCAATGTATTTTCTCTGCATCATTTTTGTGCGAATCAGAGATTTATAATCAGAACGCCATCAATTCGGTCAAAAATAAGATTCACACTGCAAACTGCCTAACAAGAATATTGCCAAATAGGCACTTTACGTTAAACTTATCCAAGAAATTAATTACTCTATGGATTACCTAGTAGCGGAAACGTGGTGTCCTAATAATAGGCTTTTTACGAGCATCCGGTGCAGGCAATGCATACGATAAAAGAATTTCGTGTGATGTCGGGCTTTTTACCTGGCTGCCACTCGTCACAATATCCAATGCGTATCCAACTCTCAACGCGTTGTTCCGCATTAAGTTTATTCCTGCGGTGACCATAATAGCGTCTTTCAACCGATATCCCAGCCCCGCCCATATCCGATTGTCATACGTTCCTAGCAGATTTAGCGCAACTGTAGATCCTGGAAGGCCAGCAGCTGTACTGTACTGTACTAAAATCGATGGTTGTAAATCAATATTGTACCCCATTCCAAGCCTGTAACCTGCCGTTAGATACGCCTTACTGTCGGAAGGGTCGGTTAACCGATCAGCTACATAACTGTATTTGGCCTTGTTTAAGTGTGTCATACTTACACCCAGCCAGTAATCGGTCGTATTATAATATACGCCTGCGCCAATGTCTGGTTTAAATTGATTGATTCGGCCGCTAGGTAGCAATGGGTCACCCGGATCACCGGGACGAAATTGGTTAAAATCATATCCCCGATTAAACATACCGGCCTGAACGCCTATCGACAACGTCCCACTTTTCAGAGCAAGTCGATAAGCATACGATAGCTGCACTGCCTGATTAATAGAGGGCCCGTATTTATCATTCAACGCATAAATCCCAATGCCACTTTTAATGCTGGCGAGTGGCATATTGAACGACAGCATTTGTGTGCTTTGCGCAGCACTCTCGTCGCCAGTACCGCTGGTCTGATAACCCAGATATTGTGTCCGTTGCGTGATTTGAATACGCGATACCCCCTCCGACCCGGCCGCGGCTGGGTTGTAATAGAGCGGATTATACATGTACAAGCTAAATTGCGGGTCCTGCTGAGCAAAGGCGGTTGGAGCAACAATCGTTAGCAGGATAAAAGCAAAAACGTAGAGTGTGCGAATCATACGACCTGACCAAAATTCAGAACAAGGGTTATCAATTAAACCAGCGTTCCAGTAAACAATATCACAGTTTACAACTAAACGCCTGCAAAGCCAAATTATTTGCCTCAATTAAAGGCTAAATGCCGGACGTGAGCCTATTACTCCGTTCCGGCATTTAGCTTTTCGTATAACGGCTACGGTTTATTGATTGTTAGCCTTTTTTAGATACAGGTCCAGGGCACCTGTCATGGACGGCGCATTCGGCAATGGCGCTTCAATATCGAGCGTTAGGCCTGCCTCTTTGATTGCTTTGGCCGTTGTTGGGCCGAACGCAGCCATGCGAGTGCCATTCTGATTAAAGTTCGGAAAATTGCTCAACAGCGAACTGACACCCGATGGACTAAAGAAGGCGATTATATCGTAACTCTGAATATCGAGGTCCGATAAATCGGTGGGTACGGTATCGTACATGACGGCCTCCGTAAAGTGAAGACCACTTGTATCCATAAATTCCGGAATATCATTCCGACGGATGTTTGAACAGGGAAACAGAAACTTTTCGTTCTTGTGTTTCTTGATCAAATCAAATAATTCGGAAGCTGTCTTGGTACCGTTGAAGATTTTGCGCTTCCGGATGACGATGTATTTCTGAAGGTAGTTGGCCGTTTGCTCCGAAATACAAAAGTACTTCATATCGGCAGGCACCTCAACGCGACCTTCCTGGCAGATCCGGAAAAAATGATCAATAGCATTCCGGCTGGTAAAAATAATGGCCGTATGCGCTAATATATTAATCTTCTGACGCCGAAAATCCTTGAACGACTCGCCCTGAATCTGAATAAAAGGCCGAAAATCGATTTGAAGGTTGTACTTGCTAACTAAATCAAAATAAGGAGATTTCTCGTCGGCTGGTCGGGATTGGGTCACTAACATCCGGTTTACTTTCGTGAGCCGGTTTTCGGTGGATTGCATGCTGGGTTCGTTCATTGAATCTCTACTGGGTTCAACAGCTAATTTTCTCCTTTAACGCATTCAAGAATACTTAAAAGTGAATATAGCTCACTTATCACTGACCACTTTTTCTCAAAGCGCGAAGCGCAAACCGATTATGAGTGGAATCAATTCAACGATGCAAAGGTACGAAAATAAATAAAGATTCTTGATAGGTTCAAGGCTTCGGATCACAAGGTAAAGCAGGAATAGACGGCCCAGATAGAACCCAATCAAGGGTAAAAGCAGCATGTTGGGCACCCATGGTAACATGGGCGCATTGAACTGAATGATGGACAACAGGAGCGCCAGCGCCGTAAAAAACAACAACGACGACTGTATTATCTTGAAGTAATGAACATGAATTATGTCCTGTAGTTTGTATAAACCGCCCATCACTTCCAGCAAAACATATTTCCCGATGAGGCTTAAAAAAGCTACGCCACTGACCAGAAAGAACTCACCAATGAGCCAGCCAAAATGCTGTTCGCCAAGCAGTAAGGTGCGTGAAGCAAAAACATCGAGGTTGCGGCTTTGTACGAATATGATCAGGTACCCAATAACGAAGCCGAGGTTGAGCGTGAACAGCAGGTTCGTGCTACTCAACGGTCTGTTAATAAGAAATGACTCTTCCTGCGCTCGAAAAGAGATCAGATCCTGCAAGCTGTAAAACCGCAGAAAAGCCCGGTGATAAAGGGCAAACAGACAGGCATGGGTGGCTAGCAAAAACAACAGACCGAGGCTCAGAAAATTATCGTAGATCGTTTGTGGACGAGGCCGAACGCTCAGATTGTCGTCCCCCAGCACAACCTGTTTCTGGGTAGCCGACTTGGGATAGCCAATAAATACCCGCTTGTCATCTAGACCGGGCGCCCCATAAATTGTGAGGAAAATTTCCGGTTGACGATACACTCTGAATAAACTATCAATGCTGAGAACCTCCCACCGGTCGGCGATAAGTTTGCGCTTGAGCGCAGCATTGATGAATAAATACCCGTCCCGTCGGGTAGAAATCAGCAAGCTATAATGTCGGTTGCTTTCCAGATCAACGTAGGCGCTTAAGGCCGTCTGACCTGCGTGTTGCTCAAGTATGTATGGAATGTACGCTTTAGCTCCTTCATCATACACCTGAAAATCGTCGCGAAAATCGTGAACAGGATAATACCGTCCTTCGGGGCCAACGCCCGTAACGCGGGGCTGGGCAGTGGCGGGGAAAAAGAGAAAAAGCGAAAGAGCGAATGAGTGAACGAGTGACGCGACGGATATAGAAAAAGCGAAAGAATGAAAGGGTGCGATGAGGCTAAAATTCCACCTCAGTATAGCCACTCTTTCATTCTTTCGCTCTTTCACTCTTTTAGTCTTTTATTTCCCTAATGCCTTGAGCATTGTGTCGCCAATGAGGGCGGGCGATTCCACAACGTGAATGCCACACTCCTGCATGATCGCCATTTTGGCCGCTGCCGTATCGTCAGCACCGCCAACAATAGCTCCGGCGTGTCCCATCCGGCGTCCTTTTGGTGCCGTTTGGCCTGCAATGAAGCCGACAACGGGCTTACGGTTGCCATCTGCTTTGATCCAGCGGGCAGCTTCGGCTTCCATACCACCTCCAATTTCACCAATCATAACGATGGCTTCCGTATCAGGGTCGTTCATCAGCAATTCGACGGCTTCTTTCGTCGTCGTCCCGATGATTGGGTCTCCTCCAATACCAATAGCCGTCGACTGGCCTAAACCCGCTTTCGTCAGTTGGTCAACCGCTTCGTAAGTCAGCGTACCGGATTTAGAAACGATACCGATAGTACCTTTCTTGAAGATGAACCCAGGCATGATTCCCACTTTGCACTCCTCAGCCGTCATGACACCCGGACAGTTCGGGCCAATCAGCCGAACGTCTTTGTCTGACAGGTAATTTTTTACAGCTACCATGTCTTCCGTCGGGATACCTTCAGTGATACAAATGATCACCTTAATACCCGCTTCGGCGGCTTCCATGATGGCATCGGCCGCAAAAGCTGGCGGTACGAAAATAATGGAAACATTGGCGCCTGCCTGCTCGACAGCCTGCAGAACTGTATTAAATACGGGCCGATCAAGGTGCGTCTGGCCACCTTTACCAGGTGTTACACCCCCAACAACGTTGGTGCCGTATTCAATCATCTGCTGGGCATGGAAACTGCCTTCCGAGCCGGTAAAGCCCTGGACGATAACTTTGGAGTCTTTGTTGACTAAAACACTCATGACGGTTTGTAAATCGTTGGCGATACGGTTAATTGCAAAAAAGCCTGCCTAACAAACTAGAACGCATTTTGTGACGAGTCACCTTCTTTTCTGTTTGGTTCAGTAGCCTTATTCCGCTTAAAAAGTTGGGCAAAAGTAGCCGAAACTTCGTAAATTACGTGATGATTTTTTCGCACATCCTTTCCGGCTCCATTCTGGCCGGGGCGGGCGTCGGAGTGTTCTGGCACTTTTTTGGACGCATTTCTTTGTTTAACCGGCTTCTCTGGGGTTTCTTTCTGCTGACAACCTCCGTTGCGGCCCTCATTGGCGTTCTTCATTTCGCCGGGAATGAATCACTCGAACCGCTGCATCGGTCCATGATCGTACTGGCTGATTCACTGGGTGTTGTGTGCGTTGTCACGGCAGTTTACGCTCTATTAAATCAACAGACGCTTACCCTGATTTCCTTCGTAACTACGGTGCTTTTTGGCTTGTTTCTGTTCATCAGCCTGTTGTTGCCCGATGTTCGCGTATTTACGCCAATCGTTCCTTCTATGGGAATTTTAATACTCATGTTGCTGGCTGTTTTTTCGCTTCTCCAGCGAAATAAGCGAGGGCTTTGGGTCGTTCTGGCTGCTATGATGATGGGATTGGCGACGAAAGCCGACTCATTTGACGGCTTCATTCATCCAACAGATTTCTATCATTATGCCACCACGCTGGCGTTGTGGTTTTTTGGAAAGGCATCTGACTGGCGGGCTGGAATCAGTAAGTGAAAACAACGGGAACCTTCGGCACCCGAGATGGGCAAAAAGTTGCCTAACCAGTTAACTAATCCCTTACCAAACCAGTTACTCAATCACTTAAGACCTATACTCAACGAACGTGGATTTATTGGAATTAGCTCACGACCCAGTCGAAACGGCCAGGGCAGCCCGCCTGGTCTATATGAGCGATACAATGCCGGGAATCAGCCGCCAGCAGGCGAAGGATCAGTTTAACTATGTCGATACACACGGCAACGTCATTGACAATCCTGATACACTAGCTCGCATCCGCAGCCTGATATTACCGCCCGCCTGGCAAAATGTCTGGATTAGTCCAAAAGCAAATGGGCACTTGCAGGCAACGGGCATTGATACCAAAAATAGAAAGCAATACCGTTATCATCCGAAATGGAATGCCATTCGGAGCCAGACGAAATTCTTTCGGATGGTGGCCTTCGGCGAAGCCCTGCCCCTGCTTCGTGAACGGTTGGCGAAGGATTTGAAGAAACCTGAGCTTGCGCGCGAAAAAGTGATTGCCATTGCCCTCAGCGTGATGGAGCAAACCCTGATCCGGGTAGGCAATGCGGCTTATGAAAAGGAGTATGGTTCTTATGGCCTAACGACCCTTAAAGACAGGCACGTGAAGCTGGAAGGTACTGAAATGCGCTTTAGCTTCAAGGGCAAAAAAGGAATTTATCATGACATTACCCTGCATGATCGGCGGTTGTCCCGCCTGGTGAAAGCGTGCCGCGATATTCCGGGAAAAGAGCTGTTTCAATATTTTGACGAGAATGGCGACCGACATCCGATTGACTCGGGTATGGTCAATGCTTACCTGCATGAAACCATGGGCGACGATTTTTCGGCAAAAGATTTCCGCACCTGGGCCGGTACGGTAAACGCGCTGCGGCTTCTGGC
It encodes:
- the sucD gene encoding succinate--CoA ligase subunit alpha, which translates into the protein MSVLVNKDSKVIVQGFTGSEGSFHAQQMIEYGTNVVGGVTPGKGGQTHLDRPVFNTVLQAVEQAGANVSIIFVPPAFAADAIMEAAEAGIKVIICITEGIPTEDMVAVKNYLSDKDVRLIGPNCPGVMTAEECKVGIMPGFIFKKGTIGIVSKSGTLTYEAVDQLTKAGLGQSTAIGIGGDPIIGTTTKEAVELLMNDPDTEAIVMIGEIGGGMEAEAARWIKADGNRKPVVGFIAGQTAPKGRRMGHAGAIVGGADDTAAAKMAIMQECGIHVVESPALIGDTMLKALGK
- a CDS encoding DUF6962 family protein — encoded protein: MIFSHILSGSILAGAGVGVFWHFFGRISLFNRLLWGFFLLTTSVAALIGVLHFAGNESLEPLHRSMIVLADSLGVVCVVTAVYALLNQQTLTLISFVTTVLFGLFLFISLLLPDVRVFTPIVPSMGILILMLLAVFSLLQRNKRGLWVVLAAMMMGLATKADSFDGFIHPTDFYHYATTLALWFFGKASDWRAGISK
- a CDS encoding DNA topoisomerase IB encodes the protein MDLLELAHDPVETARAARLVYMSDTMPGISRQQAKDQFNYVDTHGNVIDNPDTLARIRSLILPPAWQNVWISPKANGHLQATGIDTKNRKQYRYHPKWNAIRSQTKFFRMVAFGEALPLLRERLAKDLKKPELAREKVIAIALSVMEQTLIRVGNAAYEKEYGSYGLTTLKDRHVKLEGTEMRFSFKGKKGIYHDITLHDRRLSRLVKACRDIPGKELFQYFDENGDRHPIDSGMVNAYLHETMGDDFSAKDFRTWAGTVNALRLLAELEPCETEKELKKNVNTVLDEVSHKLGNTRTVCRKHYVHPQILEAYECQDLNPYIKQKARFRQSSPYGLDGIEKLLLKFLKDQIKKTVEK